From the Acidobacteriota bacterium genome, one window contains:
- a CDS encoding ATP-binding protein, whose product MGLLLMGPCGVGKTHLAVATIKALIDKGISCLFYDFRDLLKEIQNSYNTVSNSSELSVLAPVYEAEVLVLDELGAMKPTDWVRDTMTQIINNRYNDRKVTIFTTNYLDDPTNSSEESLTDRVGIRLRSRLHEMCKTVIVKGSDYRIEMGRKRGQPQNRPVPINSRRKTVN is encoded by the coding sequence ATGGGGTTGTTGCTGATGGGGCCGTGCGGGGTAGGCAAAACGCATCTGGCCGTGGCGACGATCAAGGCGTTGATTGACAAGGGAATTTCCTGCCTGTTTTACGACTTCCGGGATTTGTTGAAAGAGATTCAAAACAGCTACAACACGGTTTCCAATTCTTCCGAGTTGAGCGTGTTGGCCCCGGTGTATGAAGCTGAAGTGCTGGTGCTGGATGAACTCGGCGCGATGAAACCGACTGACTGGGTGCGCGACACGATGACGCAAATCATCAATAACCGCTACAACGACCGCAAAGTAACCATCTTCACCACAAATTATCTGGATGATCCGACCAACTCCAGTGAAGAGTCGCTGACAGATCGCGTCGGAATCCGATTGCGGTCGCGACTCCACGAAATGTGCAAAACCGTCATCGTCAAGGGTTCGGATTACCGGATCGAGATGGGACGAAAACGCGGACAACCGCAAAACCGCCCTGTGCCAATCAATTCCCGGCGTAAAACTGTCAATTAA
- a CDS encoding MBL fold metallo-hydrolase: MAYIQFLGATRTVTGSKHLLEVGDYRVMVDCGLFQGLKQLRLRNWEPFPINPASINSVILTHAHIDHTGYLPRLVRDGFDGEVYATPATVELSRIMLPDSARLQEEDAEYANKSGSSKHHPALPLYTEKDANAACRLLHSVNYHKRIELTKKLSFEFTTAGHILGSGFVLFDVECADGAIRRVVMTGDLGRYNEPIIHDPSPVAEADYIVVESTYGDREHGDFDVKSKLAEIITETANRGGQILIPSFAVGRTQLLLYLIRELEDEGRIPVLPVYVDSPMASSATRLYLSHKEEHDLEMKDLMDERRNPLATQRFNLARTRDESKALNAREEPAIVISASGMATGGRILHHLRRRLPDERNTIVFVGFQAEGTRGRRLLEGEKEIKIFGQYVPVRAKIERLENLSAHADSREILRWLGGFKRAPKKVFLVHGEPKAQDSLKQKIVEKFGWTVEIPEYLDQFEL; this comes from the coding sequence ATGGCATATATTCAGTTTCTGGGAGCGACGCGAACCGTCACGGGGTCAAAACACCTGCTTGAAGTCGGCGATTATCGCGTGATGGTGGATTGCGGGTTGTTTCAAGGATTGAAACAACTGCGGTTGAGAAATTGGGAACCGTTTCCGATCAATCCGGCTTCGATCAATTCGGTAATCTTGACGCACGCACACATTGATCACACAGGGTACCTGCCGCGCCTGGTGCGCGATGGATTTGATGGCGAGGTCTACGCCACTCCGGCGACGGTGGAACTGTCGCGAATTATGCTGCCTGATTCCGCGCGGTTGCAGGAAGAAGACGCCGAATACGCCAACAAATCCGGATCGTCCAAACATCACCCGGCATTGCCGCTGTACACGGAAAAAGACGCCAATGCCGCCTGCCGGTTGCTACATTCGGTCAATTACCACAAACGCATCGAGTTGACGAAAAAACTGTCCTTTGAATTCACCACCGCCGGACACATTCTCGGTTCCGGTTTTGTGTTGTTTGACGTCGAATGTGCCGATGGCGCGATCAGGCGAGTCGTGATGACGGGCGACCTGGGCCGGTACAACGAACCGATCATTCACGATCCTTCGCCGGTCGCAGAAGCCGATTACATTGTGGTCGAATCCACCTACGGCGACCGCGAACATGGAGATTTCGATGTCAAATCCAAACTCGCCGAAATCATCACCGAAACCGCCAACCGTGGCGGGCAAATTCTGATTCCCTCCTTTGCCGTCGGGCGCACGCAATTGCTGTTGTACCTGATCCGCGAATTGGAAGACGAAGGCCGCATCCCCGTCCTTCCGGTGTATGTGGACAGCCCGATGGCTTCCAGCGCGACCCGGCTTTACCTGAGCCACAAGGAAGAACACGATCTGGAAATGAAAGATTTGATGGACGAACGCCGAAACCCGCTGGCCACCCAGCGATTCAATCTGGCGCGGACTCGTGACGAATCCAAAGCCCTCAATGCACGCGAAGAACCCGCCATCGTCATTTCCGCCAGTGGGATGGCAACAGGTGGACGCATCCTGCACCATCTTCGGCGACGGTTGCCGGACGAACGAAATACCATCGTGTTTGTCGGTTTCCAGGCCGAAGGCACGCGCGGAAGGCGATTGTTGGAAGGCGAAAAGGAAATCAAAATCTTCGGTCAATATGTCCCCGTCCGAGCCAAAATCGAACGGCTGGAAAATCTGTCGGCGCATGCCGATTCCCGCGAAATTCTGCGCTGGCTTGGCGGATTCAAACGCGCGCCCAAAAAAGTGTTTCTGGTTCATGGCGAACCGAAAGCCCAGGATTCACTGAAACAGAAAATTGTCGAAAAATTCGGCTGGACGGTGGAAATACCAGAGTACTTGGATCAGTTCGAATTATGA
- the aceE gene encoding pyruvate dehydrogenase (acetyl-transferring), homodimeric type: MQAKAKLEEEIKSDLPSTVADKDPQETSEWLEAWDQILDEESPQRASYLLNALTQRARAAGLNLPPRFNTPYINTIRPEDDVPYPGNLPLERKIKSAIRWNALAMVVQQNKKDAGIGGHISTYASVATLMEVGFNNFFRASISDQPGDFVYFQGHASPGIYARAFLEGRLTQKHLENFRHELRDTEGLSSYPHPWLMPNFWSFPTVSMGLASLNAIYQARFMRYMENRGLIPATDRKIWAFLGDGEMDEPESMGSLTLASREKLDNLIFVINCNLQRLDGPVRGNGKVINELEAAFAGAGWNVIKVIWGANWDDLLERDKTGLLLKRMEECVDGEYQAFRAKDGKYIRDHFFGKYPELLKLVEHLSDEDIWRLRRGGHDSFKVFNAYKRAVETKGQPTVILAKTVKGYGMGSSGESRNLAHQAKKMEEVDLVNFTKRFELPIPEEDAKKAKFYIPAPDSEEIKYMKARREALGGSFPIREVKDDKLKAPPLEFFKESLDGSQGREVSTTMAFVRVLTLLMTKDKTLGKRVVPIVPDEARTFGMESLFRQVGIYASQGQLYTPHDSDMFLYYKESKEGQILEEGITEAGSMASFTAAGTAYANYGVDMIPFYIFYSMFGFQRIGDFAWAFADARGKGFLLGATAGRTTLNGEGLQHQDGHSHVLASTVPTCAAYDPAYAYEIAVIVQDGLRRMYQEGEDRFYYITVYNENYVQPPMPEGVEEGIIKGIYKLNGVAKGKAKVQLFGSGPMMGEVLRAQKILAEQYKITADVWSVTSYNELRRDALRAERWNRLHPIEAEQKPYIQQVMEGTEGPIIASSDYMKIVYDQIAPWLDGRLVSLGTDGFGRSENRDYLRRHFEINAESIVAAALSRLARDGKFNAKKAAQAIADLGVNVDAIDPALA; the protein is encoded by the coding sequence ATGCAAGCAAAAGCTAAACTCGAAGAAGAAATTAAATCCGATTTGCCCTCGACTGTTGCGGACAAGGACCCGCAGGAAACTTCTGAGTGGCTGGAAGCCTGGGATCAGATTTTGGATGAAGAAAGCCCGCAACGCGCATCCTATTTGTTGAATGCGTTGACCCAACGCGCGCGCGCCGCCGGATTGAATCTGCCACCGCGGTTCAATACCCCCTACATCAACACCATCCGCCCGGAAGACGACGTGCCATATCCGGGTAATCTTCCATTGGAGCGCAAAATCAAAAGCGCCATTCGCTGGAATGCGCTGGCGATGGTGGTTCAGCAAAACAAAAAAGACGCTGGCATCGGTGGCCACATTTCGACATACGCATCAGTGGCAACACTGATGGAAGTCGGCTTCAATAACTTTTTCCGGGCTTCAATCAGTGACCAGCCGGGCGATTTTGTGTACTTCCAGGGGCACGCCAGCCCGGGCATTTACGCGCGCGCATTTCTGGAAGGCCGCCTGACGCAAAAACACCTCGAAAATTTTCGCCACGAATTGCGCGACACCGAAGGGTTGTCGTCTTATCCGCATCCGTGGTTGATGCCGAATTTCTGGAGCTTCCCGACGGTTTCGATGGGATTGGCTTCGTTGAACGCCATCTATCAAGCGCGTTTTATGCGCTATATGGAAAACCGCGGCTTGATTCCCGCGACCGACCGCAAGATTTGGGCCTTCCTGGGCGACGGCGAAATGGATGAGCCGGAATCCATGGGTTCGTTGACGCTGGCCAGCCGCGAAAAATTGGACAACCTGATTTTTGTCATCAACTGCAATTTGCAACGATTGGACGGCCCGGTGCGCGGCAACGGCAAAGTCATCAACGAATTGGAAGCCGCATTTGCCGGAGCCGGTTGGAACGTCATCAAAGTCATCTGGGGCGCGAACTGGGACGATTTGCTGGAACGCGACAAGACAGGGTTGTTGTTGAAACGAATGGAAGAGTGCGTAGACGGCGAATATCAGGCCTTCCGCGCGAAAGATGGCAAATACATCCGCGATCATTTCTTCGGCAAATACCCGGAACTGCTGAAACTGGTCGAACACCTGAGCGACGAAGACATCTGGCGGTTGCGACGTGGCGGTCATGATTCGTTCAAAGTCTTCAACGCTTACAAACGCGCCGTGGAAACCAAGGGGCAGCCGACCGTGATTCTTGCCAAAACCGTCAAAGGCTACGGCATGGGTTCTTCGGGCGAAAGCCGCAATCTGGCGCACCAGGCTAAGAAAATGGAAGAAGTTGATCTGGTCAATTTCACCAAACGATTCGAATTGCCGATTCCGGAAGAAGACGCCAAGAAAGCGAAGTTTTACATTCCCGCGCCCGACAGCGAAGAAATCAAATACATGAAAGCGCGCCGCGAAGCGCTCGGCGGCAGCTTCCCGATTCGCGAAGTGAAAGACGACAAGCTCAAGGCTCCGCCGCTGGAATTTTTCAAGGAATCGCTCGACGGTTCGCAAGGCCGCGAAGTTTCGACAACGATGGCGTTCGTCCGCGTGCTGACGCTGTTGATGACCAAGGATAAAACTTTAGGCAAACGCGTTGTGCCGATTGTTCCGGACGAAGCCCGAACCTTCGGCATGGAATCGCTGTTCCGCCAGGTAGGCATTTATGCCAGCCAGGGACAGCTTTACACCCCGCACGATTCGGACATGTTCCTGTATTACAAGGAATCGAAAGAAGGGCAGATTCTGGAAGAAGGAATCACCGAAGCCGGTTCGATGGCTTCGTTTACCGCCGCCGGTACGGCGTATGCCAATTACGGCGTAGATATGATTCCCTTCTATATCTTCTATTCGATGTTCGGATTCCAGCGCATTGGCGATTTCGCCTGGGCCTTTGCCGACGCGCGCGGCAAAGGCTTTCTGCTTGGCGCAACCGCCGGACGCACCACGCTGAACGGCGAAGGCTTGCAGCATCAGGACGGTCACAGCCACGTTTTGGCCAGCACCGTTCCGACCTGTGCGGCCTATGATCCGGCGTATGCATACGAAATCGCTGTGATTGTGCAAGACGGGTTGCGTCGCATGTACCAGGAAGGCGAAGATCGGTTCTATTACATCACTGTGTACAACGAAAACTACGTTCAACCGCCGATGCCCGAAGGCGTCGAAGAAGGCATCATCAAGGGCATTTACAAGCTCAATGGCGTCGCCAAAGGCAAAGCCAAAGTGCAATTGTTCGGCAGCGGCCCGATGATGGGCGAAGTGCTGCGCGCCCAGAAGATTCTGGCCGAGCAGTACAAAATCACTGCCGACGTTTGGAGCGTCACCAGTTACAACGAACTGCGCCGCGATGCGTTGCGCGCGGAACGTTGGAACCGGCTGCATCCGATCGAAGCCGAACAGAAGCCTTACATCCAGCAAGTGATGGAAGGCACCGAGGGCCCAATCATCGCTTCCAGCGATTACATGAAGATCGTATACGACCAGATTGCTCCGTGGCTGGACGGACGATTGGTGAGCTTGGGGACGGACGGTTTTGGCCGCAGCGAAAACCGCGATTACCTGCGCCGCCATTTTGAGATCAACGCCGAATCCATCGTGGCTGCGGCGCTTTCGCGCCTGGCGCGCGACGGTAAGTTCAACGCCAAAAAAGCCGCGCAAGCCATTGCCGACCTGGGCGTGAATGTGGACGCGATTGATCCGGCGTTGGCATAA
- a CDS encoding NACHT domain-containing protein, producing the protein MLESIQKLLLALATQVPLVGGLWLKWSQVQQRPLAAAAIGVVYEGVVAAAAFFNEVWKEELRKDAVKATADWVRAAVRNFRPGFRRTYYKQIIREYGVFNVRGLGLINAFVLKLDQVFVDLRIAPSFNPHKPNSDLTAPPLAISYIQEEFGKAQKASPGLIAPPLPAERLRGNRPVWDFLRIRTKKDEQAAALAIIGPPGCGKTTLLQHIALTLAGNRQRRYRLRAYVPLLLFLRDHIAAITEDSSITLGTLAQKHLSNHFRKLKPPPGWFERQLENGKCMVLLDGLDEVAEKEKRKAVAYWVDRQIRSYPACRFVISSRPQGYRDAALDCAHVVEVQPFDAQQVRRFVTNWHLANELVASGKKKIDEEVSESAEGKAEDLIQRLNKLPALSALTVNPLLLTMIAMVHRYHDALPGSRAELYNQICEVLLGRWRESRGVKDRLNAAQKRVVLEPLAAEMMKRRVREIETDDAMEIVGPNLKSVGLSDAEAKMALSDFQAATGLLLEREAGHWSFAHLTFQEYLTSAYWLEHREAAPDWNILVGDSWWHETLRLYGAKGNATSIVCACIKAGTVAALTLAADCLEEARQLDLVTREKAEARLVGGLESDAPELRRLAAEVQLSRRLKSLQRIDEQCDIDLNFVTCSEYQLFLDDLRTQGKYNQPDHWDGVTFPSGQALTPVRGVRAEDALAFCEWLTQRNGGGWRYRLPYGDESEDWKSEESTLGWWCVVGQGFQLTGILPMQEQAIARQLQKIGSPVFPLPAITNALDLALEQALALAFRPTLAITFAIASKLVHDLTLARSHALDLARVRELARSRARANELARDLDKHLDLALDLTKDLSKVHDLNRTLNHRAFDLIRNRAFDLARRLDSDRYNAVDLDLAHELDVARDRAFALALSLTHNHLLFYDQDVVLSHALDHAYTLAYDIDLVLAHAHPGVRASNFAALADLVEEGKLTEAQAKAASAQSDSNKYVSCAAAILEALLNIVLAKSEQLLQQARRQYAARLLEYAYGGFSEMSSADIRPWWQQWLRPRRQSNDEEDRKIVLNAYWWLQIVNARAEGKLPAWEGIRIVRERVQA; encoded by the coding sequence ATGCTTGAATCCATACAAAAACTCCTCCTGGCTTTGGCCACCCAAGTCCCTCTAGTTGGCGGATTGTGGTTGAAATGGAGCCAAGTGCAGCAACGCCCACTGGCAGCAGCCGCCATCGGCGTAGTCTACGAAGGCGTGGTGGCAGCAGCCGCCTTCTTCAATGAAGTCTGGAAAGAAGAGTTGAGAAAGGATGCTGTCAAAGCCACCGCCGATTGGGTTCGCGCGGCTGTACGCAATTTTAGGCCTGGTTTTCGCCGTACTTACTACAAACAGATCATCCGCGAATATGGTGTCTTCAACGTGCGCGGACTCGGCTTGATCAACGCTTTCGTGCTCAAGCTCGACCAGGTCTTCGTTGACCTTAGAATCGCGCCTTCCTTCAATCCGCATAAACCCAACTCCGATCTCACCGCTCCACCGCTCGCAATAAGCTATATCCAGGAAGAGTTTGGAAAAGCGCAAAAAGCCAGTCCCGGTCTCATTGCTCCGCCTCTCCCAGCCGAAAGACTAAGAGGCAATCGTCCCGTATGGGACTTCCTGCGCATAAGGACAAAGAAAGATGAACAGGCGGCGGCGCTGGCGATCATTGGACCGCCGGGGTGCGGCAAGACGACTTTGTTGCAACACATCGCGCTGACGCTGGCCGGAAATCGGCAGCGCCGTTATCGGCTGCGCGCTTATGTCCCGTTACTGCTATTTTTGCGAGACCACATTGCCGCGATCACCGAAGATTCATCAATCACACTCGGCACGCTGGCGCAAAAGCATTTGAGCAACCATTTCAGAAAACTGAAACCACCGCCCGGCTGGTTTGAGCGTCAGCTTGAAAACGGTAAATGCATGGTTCTGCTGGACGGGCTTGATGAAGTGGCGGAGAAGGAAAAGCGGAAAGCCGTTGCTTACTGGGTTGACAGGCAGATCAGAAGCTACCCCGCTTGCCGCTTCGTCATCAGTTCGCGGCCGCAAGGCTACCGCGATGCAGCGCTCGACTGCGCACACGTCGTCGAAGTGCAGCCGTTCGACGCCCAACAGGTGCGCCGCTTCGTCACGAACTGGCACTTAGCGAATGAGCTTGTTGCGTCGGGAAAGAAAAAAATTGATGAAGAAGTGAGCGAATCGGCAGAAGGCAAAGCAGAAGATTTGATCCAGCGGCTGAATAAGCTGCCAGCGCTAAGCGCGCTAACAGTTAACCCGCTACTACTGACAATGATTGCGATGGTGCATCGTTACCACGATGCATTACCCGGCAGCCGTGCCGAACTTTACAATCAAATTTGCGAAGTTCTGCTTGGCCGGTGGCGGGAATCCAGGGGCGTAAAAGACAGGCTTAACGCCGCACAGAAGCGCGTTGTGTTGGAACCTCTTGCTGCTGAAATGATGAAGCGCCGGGTGCGTGAAATTGAGACGGATGATGCAATGGAGATCGTCGGGCCGAATCTCAAAAGCGTCGGCCTCAGTGACGCAGAAGCTAAAATGGCCTTGAGTGATTTCCAAGCTGCAACAGGGTTGCTGCTTGAACGCGAGGCGGGGCATTGGAGCTTCGCGCATCTGACCTTCCAGGAATATCTCACCTCTGCTTACTGGCTGGAACATAGGGAGGCCGCGCCCGATTGGAACATACTTGTCGGCGACAGTTGGTGGCATGAAACCTTGCGGCTTTATGGGGCTAAAGGTAACGCGACATCTATAGTCTGTGCTTGTATAAAGGCGGGCACAGTGGCAGCTTTGACGCTTGCCGCCGATTGTTTGGAAGAAGCTCGCCAGCTTGATCTAGTAACGCGCGAAAAGGCTGAGGCGCGACTTGTAGGAGGATTGGAATCGGATGCCCCTGAACTTCGCCGCCTAGCGGCCGAGGTACAGTTATCGCGCCGCTTGAAGTCGCTGCAACGTATTGATGAACAGTGCGATATTGATTTGAACTTTGTGACTTGTTCCGAATATCAACTTTTTCTCGATGATTTACGCACACAGGGAAAATATAACCAGCCGGATCACTGGGATGGTGTCACATTCCCCAGCGGGCAGGCACTGACTCCAGTGAGAGGGGTGCGGGCAGAGGACGCACTTGCTTTTTGTGAATGGCTGACACAACGAAATGGAGGCGGATGGCGCTATCGGCTGCCGTATGGCGATGAATCCGAAGACTGGAAGTCTGAAGAAAGTACTTTGGGATGGTGGTGCGTAGTCGGTCAAGGCTTCCAACTGACGGGTATATTACCGATGCAGGAGCAAGCCATTGCACGGCAGCTTCAGAAAATTGGATCTCCGGTTTTCCCACTGCCGGCAATCACCAACGCCCTGGACCTCGCACTTGAGCAAGCTCTCGCCCTGGCGTTTCGGCCTACTTTGGCCATTACTTTTGCCATCGCGAGCAAACTCGTTCATGACCTCACGCTTGCCCGAAGCCATGCCCTAGACTTAGCCCGTGTGCGTGAACTCGCGCGCTCCCGCGCCCGCGCCAATGAACTCGCCCGCGATCTGGATAAGCATCTTGACCTCGCGCTTGATTTGACCAAGGACCTTTCGAAGGTCCACGATCTTAACCGTACCCTTAACCATCGAGCTTTCGATCTCATCCGCAACCGTGCTTTCGATCTAGCCCGCAGACTTGATTCCGATCGCTACAACGCTGTTGACCTAGACCTCGCTCACGAACTGGACGTTGCCCGTGATCGCGCCTTTGCCCTTGCCCTCAGTCTGACTCACAACCACCTGCTCTTCTACGATCAAGATGTCGTTCTCTCACATGCCCTCGACCATGCTTATACTCTCGCTTATGACATTGATCTCGTCCTTGCGCACGCTCATCCCGGCGTCCGCGCTAGTAACTTTGCTGCCCTGGCTGATCTTGTTGAAGAAGGCAAGTTAACTGAGGCTCAAGCCAAGGCAGCAAGTGCTCAGTCTGATTCTAACAAGTACGTCTCTTGTGCTGCGGCGATTTTGGAAGCTCTTTTAAATATCGTCCTGGCAAAGTCTGAACAGTTGTTACAGCAGGCACGAAGGCAATATGCAGCGCGTCTGCTTGAATATGCTTATGGTGGCTTCAGCGAAATGAGTTCAGCGGACATACGACCTTGGTGGCAACAATGGTTGCGCCCGCGTAGGCAAAGTAACGATGAAGAAGATAGGAAAATAGTGCTGAATGCTTATTGGTGGTTACAGATCGTCAATGCACGCGCAGAGGGCAAGTTACCGGCGTGGGAAGGCATTCGGATTGTGCGGGAGCGTGTGCAGGCGTGA
- a CDS encoding 4Fe-4S dicluster domain-containing protein, whose translation MALNTSLHAALDAEMDKILGCIHCGLCLPACPTYQQVGNENDSPRGRIYLMRSVAEGRLDVQAPAFARHMDLCLGCRACETACPAGVRYGYLLEHARETINEHGAKKGAKGNGIQRLLLRFALRHIFPYPNRLKTVFALNRWMRDNDMMRWAYTKGIVRQFSKKADFALSLLMTTAPARRDGGTERKRDEVKEGEKESTFQNPQSAIRNPQSANPLKPVAVFTGCVMEGLFKHANDATKRVLEVNNCQNIEVAKQVCCGALHAHSGDLETARKLARENIDAFERFLKADHNPTNPATIIINAAGCGALLKEYGELLKDDPRYAERAVNFSRHVKDATEYLATDEIRQGAVIQEAVTMDAPCHLYHAQRVMTAPQKVLTSIPGVEYRQLEGMQDCCGGAGIYNLSEPEMSEGILSDKIEKVKATGAKVLATANPGCHMQLGAGARMFNADCQVVHVVELLDESYRKAGYY comes from the coding sequence ATGGCGTTAAACACATCACTTCATGCGGCGCTGGACGCCGAGATGGACAAAATTCTGGGCTGTATTCATTGCGGGTTGTGTCTGCCCGCCTGCCCTACTTACCAACAAGTCGGCAACGAAAACGACAGCCCGCGCGGCCGCATTTACCTGATGCGCTCCGTCGCCGAAGGCCGTCTGGACGTGCAAGCTCCGGCCTTCGCACGGCACATGGATTTGTGTCTGGGCTGTCGAGCTTGCGAAACCGCTTGCCCCGCCGGAGTTCGCTACGGTTATTTGCTGGAACATGCGCGCGAAACCATAAACGAACATGGTGCGAAAAAAGGTGCCAAAGGGAATGGAATTCAGAGATTGCTGCTTCGATTTGCACTGCGTCACATCTTTCCATATCCGAATCGGTTGAAGACTGTTTTCGCTCTGAATCGTTGGATGCGCGACAACGACATGATGCGATGGGCTTACACAAAAGGCATCGTTCGCCAGTTCTCCAAGAAAGCGGATTTCGCTTTGTCGCTGCTGATGACAACGGCTCCTGCTCGACGAGACGGCGGGACGGAGAGAAAGAGGGATGAGGTGAAAGAAGGAGAGAAGGAAAGCACATTTCAAAATCCGCAATCCGCAATCCGCAATCCGCAATCGGCGAATCCATTGAAGCCGGTCGCAGTCTTCACCGGTTGCGTGATGGAAGGCTTGTTCAAACACGCCAACGATGCAACCAAACGCGTTTTGGAGGTGAACAACTGCCAGAACATTGAGGTCGCCAAACAAGTCTGCTGCGGCGCGCTGCATGCGCATTCGGGCGATCTGGAAACGGCGCGCAAACTCGCGCGTGAAAACATTGATGCCTTTGAACGATTTCTGAAGGCCGACCACAACCCGACCAATCCGGCAACAATCATCATCAACGCGGCGGGCTGCGGAGCCTTGCTGAAAGAGTACGGCGAACTGCTGAAAGACGATCCGCGCTACGCCGAACGCGCTGTAAACTTCAGCCGCCACGTCAAAGATGCCACGGAATATCTGGCCACAGACGAAATCCGCCAGGGCGCAGTAATTCAGGAAGCTGTGACGATGGACGCACCCTGCCATTTGTATCACGCCCAGCGCGTAATGACGGCGCCGCAAAAAGTGCTGACTTCGATTCCCGGCGTCGAATACCGCCAACTCGAAGGCATGCAGGATTGCTGTGGCGGCGCGGGCATTTACAACCTCAGCGAGCCGGAAATGTCCGAAGGCATCCTGTCCGACAAAATCGAAAAAGTGAAAGCTACGGGCGCGAAGGTGCTGGCGACGGCCAACCCCGGCTGTCACATGCAACTCGGCGCAGGCGCGCGCATGTTTAACGCCGATTGCCAAGTTGTTCACGTGGTTGAGTTGCTGGATGAATCGTATCGGAAGGCTGGTTACTATTAG
- a CDS encoding FAD-binding oxidoreductase — protein sequence MPIATPLPQEAEPLHRVSLDQILHRLREMFGEDRASPGTGGNFRVVDEPERVVAFPHSLEELTEILKLAETERWRVIPAGAGTWLTVGNRPVQFHLVVSTAKMNRVIEYEPADLTATVQSGCSLIAFNEQAARHRQFIPLDPFGDANSTLGGIIATASSGPLRCAYGTPRDWLIGIRVVHPNGGVTKAGGKVVKNVAGYDLCKLYTGSFGSLAVIAEMSFKLRALPPAEKTLAFYAADAESLCWLALRISDSDVQPAAMELMMPTPDVTLPIEPRRFALVLRFLNEPEAVEFQIHEAARIGHDFDHSLLSDADAEAFWRMYHETETDEQWAFSLRLSVLPADLNDALKDVSQFLPQSVWRAHAGNGVLRVLAKEDLFEGLQTKRRPKFIAELRHLMQARGGQLVMLNAPQTIKDQLDTWGDVGTTARLMRDLKRRFDPDAQLSPGRFVAGI from the coding sequence ATGCCCATTGCAACTCCTTTACCCCAGGAGGCCGAACCGCTGCATCGCGTCTCTCTGGATCAAATCCTGCACCGATTGCGCGAGATGTTCGGCGAAGACCGGGCCAGTCCTGGCACTGGCGGGAATTTCCGGGTCGTGGACGAACCGGAGCGCGTTGTTGCTTTTCCGCATTCATTGGAAGAATTGACGGAGATTCTGAAGCTGGCCGAAACCGAGCGCTGGCGCGTCATTCCAGCGGGCGCAGGAACCTGGCTGACGGTTGGCAATCGCCCGGTGCAATTTCATCTGGTGGTTTCGACCGCGAAAATGAATCGCGTCATTGAATATGAACCCGCCGATTTGACCGCGACGGTTCAATCGGGATGTTCGCTGATTGCTTTCAACGAACAGGCCGCCAGGCATCGGCAATTCATTCCGCTGGACCCTTTTGGCGATGCAAACTCCACGCTGGGCGGAATTATCGCTACTGCCAGCAGCGGGCCATTGCGATGCGCCTACGGAACTCCGCGCGATTGGCTGATTGGCATTCGTGTCGTTCACCCGAATGGCGGCGTCACCAAAGCCGGTGGCAAAGTCGTCAAAAACGTGGCCGGTTACGATTTGTGCAAGCTGTACACGGGCAGTTTCGGGTCGCTGGCGGTGATCGCCGAAATGAGTTTCAAGCTGCGTGCCTTGCCGCCTGCGGAAAAAACGCTGGCGTTTTATGCCGCCGATGCCGAAAGTTTGTGTTGGCTGGCGTTGCGTATTAGCGATTCCGACGTGCAACCGGCGGCGATGGAACTGATGATGCCGACTCCGGACGTAACGCTGCCGATTGAACCGCGACGCTTTGCATTGGTGTTGCGATTCCTGAACGAACCCGAAGCGGTTGAGTTTCAAATCCACGAAGCCGCACGCATCGGTCACGATTTTGACCACAGCCTGCTCAGCGATGCCGACGCCGAAGCGTTTTGGCGTATGTATCACGAAACGGAAACCGATGAGCAATGGGCTTTCAGTTTGCGATTAAGCGTGCTGCCCGCCGATTTGAACGATGCGCTGAAAGATGTCAGCCAGTTTCTGCCGCAATCCGTCTGGCGCGCGCACGCGGGCAACGGCGTGTTGCGTGTGCTGGCCAAAGAAGATTTGTTTGAAGGATTGCAAACCAAACGTCGCCCGAAATTCATCGCCGAGCTTCGCCATCTGATGCAAGCGCGTGGCGGTCAACTTGTTATGCTGAACGCGCCGCAAACGATTAAGGATCAACTGGACACATGGGGAGATGTTGGCACGACGGCTCGGTTGATGCGCGACTTGAAACGCCGCTTCGATCCGGATGCTCAATTGAGTCCGGGCAGGTTCGTAGCCGGAATTTGA